From the genome of Streptomyces sp. NBC_01341, one region includes:
- a CDS encoding 3'-5' exonuclease, producing the protein MMHWFEGPLAAFDTETTGVDVEEDRIVSASLVVQDAAGGRLRVTRWLVNPGIPVPPGATGIHGLTDDHLQRNGRWPAPVVEEIARSLAEQCATGRPLVVMNAPFDLTLLDRELRRHRASSLAAYLGNAPLCVLDPRVLDKHLDRYRKGRRTLKDLCELYGVTLDGAHDAAADAAASLELVRAVGRRFSTRLERLSAAEVHSLQAVWHAAQARGLQAWFEKSGTPETVDPAWPLRPALPAAA; encoded by the coding sequence ATGATGCATTGGTTCGAGGGGCCGCTGGCGGCTTTTGACACCGAGACGACAGGCGTGGATGTCGAGGAGGACCGGATCGTCTCGGCCTCCCTGGTCGTCCAGGACGCGGCCGGCGGGCGGCTGCGCGTCACACGATGGCTGGTCAATCCGGGGATCCCGGTGCCGCCCGGCGCCACCGGGATCCACGGGCTGACCGACGACCATCTCCAGCGCAACGGCCGGTGGCCCGCACCGGTGGTCGAGGAGATAGCCAGGTCCCTGGCCGAGCAGTGCGCGACGGGCCGGCCGCTGGTCGTGATGAACGCGCCGTTCGATCTGACGCTGCTCGACCGGGAGCTGAGGCGTCACCGCGCCTCCTCGCTGGCCGCCTATCTGGGCAACGCGCCGCTGTGCGTGCTCGATCCGCGGGTGCTGGACAAGCATCTGGACCGCTACCGCAAGGGGCGCCGTACGCTGAAGGACCTCTGCGAGCTGTACGGGGTGACGCTCGACGGGGCGCACGACGCGGCCGCCGACGCGGCGGCGTCCCTGGAGCTGGTCCGCGCGGTGGGGCGGCGGTTCTCCACCCGGCTGGAGCGGCTGTCGGCCGCCGAGGTCCACTCGCTCCAGGCGGTGTGGCACGCGGCGCAGGCCCGGGGTCTGCAGGCGTGGTTCGAGAAGAGCGGTACGCCTGAGACGGTGGACCCGGCCTGGCCGCTGCGTCCGGCGCTGCCGGCCGCGGCCTGA
- a CDS encoding DUF4365 domain-containing protein yields MALAQPNPGSPARTEDHGGKPPSQRNTPPLRGTLATTACMETLQVGYLHAVAAAAGCSLSQPFPDNGIDWHVSHGAPDHTVDDEVTVKVQLKCTYQIPPHPPGAAFSFTLDNAHLVKLARTPVSVHKILVVMLVPRSQDDWLRAGHERLDLRHCCYWTNLAGHPVTGRYRTTVRIPTSRIFDDRALCEIMARVGAGGRP; encoded by the coding sequence ATGGCGCTCGCGCAGCCGAACCCAGGGAGTCCCGCCCGCACCGAGGACCACGGGGGAAAGCCGCCGTCGCAACGGAACACACCACCGCTGCGCGGCACACTCGCCACCACCGCCTGCATGGAGACCCTCCAGGTGGGCTACCTCCACGCCGTGGCCGCCGCGGCGGGCTGCTCGCTCTCGCAGCCCTTCCCCGACAACGGCATCGACTGGCACGTCAGCCACGGCGCGCCCGACCACACCGTCGACGACGAAGTGACCGTCAAGGTGCAGCTCAAATGCACCTACCAGATCCCCCCGCACCCGCCCGGCGCCGCCTTCTCCTTCACCCTCGACAACGCACACCTGGTGAAACTCGCGCGCACGCCCGTGTCGGTGCACAAGATCCTGGTCGTGATGCTCGTCCCCCGCAGCCAGGACGACTGGCTGCGGGCCGGGCACGAACGGCTCGACCTGCGCCACTGCTGCTACTGGACGAATCTGGCCGGCCACCCGGTGACGGGCCGGTACAGGACCACTGTGCGCATCCCGACCTCGCGGATCTTCGACGACCGCGCACTCTGCGAGATCATGGCCCGGGTCGGGGCGGGAGGGAGACCCTGA
- the thrS gene encoding threonine--tRNA ligase — MSDVRVIIQRDSEREEHVVTTGTTAAELFPGQRTVVAARVDGELRDLAYALKDGEVVEPVEISSEDGLDILRHSTAHVMAQAVQELHPEAKLGIGPPVKGGFYYDFDVEKPFTPEDLKAIEKKMQEIQKRGQRFSRRVVSDEAAREELADEPYKLELIGIKGSASSDDGADVEVGGAELTIYDNIDAKTGELCWKDLCRGPHLPTTRFIPAFKLMRNAAAYWRGSEKNPMLQRIYGTAWPTKDELKAHLEFLEEAAKRDHRKLGNELDLFSFPDEIGPGLAVFHPKGGVIRRAMEDYSRRRHEEEGYEFVYSPHATKGKLFEKSGHLDWYADGMYPPMQLDDGVDYYLKPMNCPMHNLIFDARGRSYRELPLRLFEFGTVYRYEKSGVVHGLTRSRGFTQDDAHIYCTREQMAEELDRTLTFVLNLLRDYGLTDFYLELSTKDPEKYVGSDETWAEATETLRQVAEKQGLPLVPDPGGAAFYGPKISVQCKDAIGRTWQMSTVQLDFNLPERFDLEYTGPDGTKQRPVMIHRALFGSIERFFAVLLEHYAGAFPVWLAPVQAVGIPIGDAHIPYLQEFAAKARKQGLRVDVDSSSDRMQKKIRNQQKAKVPFMIIAGDEDMANGAVSFRYRDGSQENGIPVDEAIAKIAKAVEDRVQV, encoded by the coding sequence GTGTCAGACGTCCGTGTGATCATCCAACGCGATTCCGAGCGGGAAGAGCACGTGGTGACGACGGGCACGACGGCCGCCGAACTCTTCCCCGGGCAGCGCACCGTCGTCGCCGCACGGGTCGACGGCGAACTCCGGGACCTGGCGTACGCGCTCAAGGACGGCGAGGTCGTCGAGCCCGTCGAGATCTCCTCCGAGGACGGCCTCGACATCCTTCGGCACTCCACCGCGCACGTGATGGCGCAGGCCGTGCAGGAGCTGCACCCCGAGGCCAAGCTGGGCATCGGCCCGCCGGTCAAGGGCGGCTTCTACTACGACTTCGACGTCGAGAAGCCGTTCACGCCCGAGGACCTCAAGGCCATCGAGAAGAAGATGCAGGAGATCCAGAAGCGGGGGCAGCGGTTCTCCCGCCGGGTCGTCAGCGACGAGGCCGCCCGCGAGGAGCTCGCGGACGAGCCGTACAAGCTGGAGCTCATCGGCATCAAGGGGTCCGCGTCCTCGGACGACGGCGCGGACGTCGAGGTGGGCGGCGCCGAGCTGACCATCTACGACAACATCGACGCGAAGACCGGCGAGCTGTGCTGGAAGGATCTGTGCCGTGGTCCGCACCTGCCGACCACCCGGTTCATCCCGGCGTTCAAGCTGATGCGGAACGCGGCGGCGTACTGGCGCGGCAGCGAGAAGAACCCCATGCTCCAGCGCATCTACGGCACCGCCTGGCCCACCAAGGACGAGCTCAAGGCGCACCTGGAGTTCCTGGAGGAGGCCGCCAAGCGCGACCACCGCAAGCTCGGCAACGAGCTGGACCTCTTCTCCTTCCCCGACGAGATCGGTCCCGGCCTCGCCGTCTTCCACCCCAAGGGCGGCGTCATCCGCCGGGCCATGGAGGACTACTCGCGGCGCCGCCACGAGGAGGAGGGCTACGAGTTCGTCTACAGCCCCCACGCGACCAAGGGCAAGCTCTTCGAGAAGTCCGGCCACCTGGACTGGTACGCCGACGGCATGTACCCGCCCATGCAGCTCGACGACGGGGTGGACTACTACCTCAAGCCGATGAACTGCCCCATGCACAACCTGATCTTCGACGCGCGCGGGCGCTCCTACCGTGAGCTCCCGCTGCGGCTGTTCGAGTTCGGCACGGTGTACCGCTACGAGAAGTCGGGTGTCGTCCACGGGCTGACCCGCTCGCGCGGTTTCACCCAGGACGACGCGCACATCTACTGCACCCGTGAGCAGATGGCCGAGGAGCTGGACCGGACGCTCACCTTCGTCCTGAACCTCCTGCGCGACTACGGCCTGACCGACTTCTACCTGGAGCTCTCCACCAAGGACCCGGAGAAGTACGTCGGCTCGGACGAGACCTGGGCGGAGGCCACCGAGACGCTGCGGCAGGTCGCCGAGAAGCAGGGACTCCCGCTGGTCCCGGACCCGGGCGGCGCCGCGTTCTACGGCCCGAAGATCTCGGTGCAGTGCAAGGACGCCATCGGCCGGACCTGGCAGATGTCGACCGTGCAGCTCGACTTCAACCTGCCGGAGCGCTTCGACCTGGAGTACACCGGCCCGGACGGCACCAAGCAGCGCCCGGTCATGATCCACCGTGCGCTGTTCGGTTCCATCGAGCGCTTCTTCGCGGTGCTGCTGGAGCACTACGCCGGGGCCTTCCCGGTCTGGCTCGCCCCGGTCCAGGCCGTCGGCATCCCGATCGGTGACGCCCACATCCCCTACCTGCAGGAGTTCGCCGCGAAGGCGCGCAAGCAGGGGCTGCGGGTGGACGTGGACTCCTCGTCCGACCGGATGCAGAAGAAGATCCGCAACCAGCAGAAGGCCAAGGTGCCCTTCATGATCATCGCTGGTGACGAGGACATGGCCAACGGTGCCGTCTCCTTCCGCTACCGCGACGGTTCGCAGGAGAACGGCATTCCGGTCGACGAGGCCATCGCCAAGATCGCGAAGGCCGTCGAGGACCGCGTCCAGGTCTGA
- a CDS encoding potassium channel family protein gives MTDRPPATVPPRLLEWEQRTEVPLFVAAVLFLIGYAVRVLAPHDAGPLRDLALALVCATWLLFAADYATRLRLSGLGRHFVRVHWLDTIVLLLPLLRPLRMVQVYTAVQKRREQPRLSLYARVMAYASLTAVLLGFSAALAVYYQEHDAPGASIRTFGDSVWWACATLTTVGYGDAVPVTFGGRVIAVGLMACGLALLGAVTGSFSSWLLQVFKREDEKGPPEGA, from the coding sequence ATGACCGACCGCCCCCCGGCCACCGTCCCGCCACGGCTCCTGGAATGGGAGCAGCGCACGGAGGTACCGCTCTTCGTCGCGGCCGTGCTCTTCCTCATCGGTTACGCGGTCCGCGTCCTGGCCCCGCACGACGCGGGCCCTTTGCGCGACCTCGCCCTCGCCCTGGTCTGCGCGACCTGGCTGCTCTTCGCCGCGGACTACGCGACGAGGCTCCGGCTCAGCGGCCTGGGCAGGCATTTCGTACGCGTCCACTGGCTCGACACGATCGTCCTGCTGCTGCCACTGCTCCGGCCCCTGCGCATGGTCCAGGTCTACACAGCGGTCCAGAAGCGACGCGAACAGCCCAGGCTGAGCCTGTACGCCCGGGTGATGGCGTACGCGAGTCTCACGGCCGTCCTGCTCGGTTTCTCGGCGGCGCTCGCGGTCTACTACCAGGAGCACGACGCGCCGGGGGCGTCGATCCGTACGTTCGGGGACTCGGTGTGGTGGGCGTGCGCGACGCTGACCACGGTGGGCTACGGCGACGCGGTTCCGGTCACCTTCGGCGGCCGGGTCATCGCGGTCGGCCTCATGGCGTGCGGGCTGGCGCTGCTGGGCGCGGTGACGGGGTCGTTCTCGTCGTGGCTGCTGCAGGTCTTCAAGCGGGAGGACGAGAAGGGGCCCCCGGAGGGCGCGTAG